The sequence below is a genomic window from Sceloporus undulatus isolate JIND9_A2432 ecotype Alabama unplaced genomic scaffold, SceUnd_v1.1 scaffold_734, whole genome shotgun sequence.
CTGCAGCAGCCCAAGCACCAGGGCCCACactcaggaatgctgggagctgcagttcaacgaCACCCAGAGGACCAGGCTGCTACCAACCCACCCTTGGAGAACAAGAGGTCACAGAAACAAGCTCCCTTCCACTTTccaggagaggaagaggcagggaCCGAGGGCCGAGGGCATTTTCTCCCCCCGCCACTTACGTGTTCCGGCACCGAATACACTCATAGGTAAACTTGTACTTGATCTCGTAGTTGTGGCACCGTGACACCACAGGGAGCTCCGGGTGAACCATGGCAGCCTTCTTGGCATACAAGTTCCAAAAGCGGCCGTGCCCATCCCGAACCCCATGGATCAGCCATGTCGCTGCGTGGCAGAGTTCATGGATCAGAGTGTCCCGTAGGCGATCTAAGGCAGAGATAAAGCCACTTCAGGAGCCACAGAGGGATGCCAGCCAGGGACTCCTAGGACAAGGTGCCAGTTCAGCTCTAGAATGGCATGAGCTATTTGGCCTCCACTGGCCATGAAGCTGCTCTGAACAAAACCAAGGCCGCACAAAGGCAGCCCACATGCAGGGGAGGCGAGACCCCCACCCCGTCACTATGGGGCTGGCATTCACCTTCAAAGCCCTGAAGGACTCAGGACTTGGCtgctgaaaagggggggggggacacctgtTTCTACAGGCATTAAACAGCCTCCAAGCACTTAGACTGCATCCAAACTGGATCTGTTcacttggagaagactgagaagggACAAGACAGAGCCATGTTCCAGAGATCAGAGCCTGAACCATAGGATTCAAGTGACCAGAAGAGAGGTTCCAGCCGGACTCTAGGAAGAATGTCTCGGCTGTAAGAGCCGCTGAAGAGTGGAAGAGACTGCCCCAGAGAGGAGGCTgcttcctctttggaggtcttgaaacggAGTCTGGATGTGCATTGTTCAAGAGTGCTTTAGCTATGTACTCCTGCCTGGGTTGGACTGAAGATCTCATGGCCCCTTCCGACTCCATGATTATGTTATTACACAGCAGGGCCGCAAGTGGGTTTCTTACAGCTTCGACCACCTTCGCTTCTGCTTTCTCAGGCCGCTTACCTGCAGAGTCACAGACTTTCTCCGAGAGCATGATGCGGGCGTAGCGCTGCCTTCcaggctccttctgctgcccagagacGCAGCAGCCGGCTGTTTTCCGCATCTTCTTGTTCCAGAGGATCTCCATTCTCCCTGGCAACTAGGACAAAAGGCAGGCAAAAGGAGATTCCTAGGATCCAGCGCAGCAATACACAGCAGCTCCTCAGCTGCAGCTTGCTAGAAGTGGGAAAGTCTCTTTGATGCAAGAGCAGAAACGAGAGGTGTTACAGAAATTGCAAGGGATCCCATGGTGGCACCCACAGATGGCATTCAATGGAGAAATTGATTTAGCTCAATAAATCAGCAGCAAGAGGGTTAAGGTAACACTAGCCAGGACACCAGCCTATTTTTATCGGTTCTCAAAAACTAGAACTCCAGAGGACTAAGTACAGCTCAGTTTTATTATAGGAACGACTGGAGGGATGTCAACATCCACAcgaaacactcacacacacacatggattaaCATATATAAAAGGTAATAGTGGATAGCAAATTAAAGGACTGCAATGAGCAATGCTTACCAATTCCAGAATCTGGGCGAAAGCTGGACTGAGGGGCCAAGCTTGGGTCTGACAGGGTTCCTGCCTTATTCCAAAACAGGAGTGTCCAATCGGGGGCAATAATGGGGCCAACGTGACTCGGGGCACTTGGAGTTAATTTTCCTGGGATTCCAGAAACAAGGGGATTCCCAGCTGGTTGAAAGTTTTCAGAGTTACCAAAGGAATATTTCTGTTGATGGCAGTGACACTGATAAGATGAGGATGTTCCCGGGTAGTTTGGGGCATGGGAAAATGCCATGGGAATGGGAAAGAGAGACTGGCTTAATGCTTTAGACTTGGGTGACAGACATCTTTATCTTTGACCTTCCAGAGGAAAAGGACATGGCAGGGGATGGGGAAGCAATATCCACAGCCATTGAGCTACTAGGGCTCTTTACACATGCCCTCAGGTCTATGGGGCCAGTCATCAGAAGGTCACTTAAAGGCCATCATCTGCTTTCCAGGTTCATGCTTTTGGGCCTCTCTGCAACTGCTATTAtaagaaaacataacaaaatactTGGACCCCAAAATAATGCAGGCTATGCAAGGCGTAGTACCAGAGGCAACCATGGAACCCAGGCCAGGCAAGGGAAGGTCTTCCCCACTTAGTTCAGTCTGTGACCCAGGCACAGTAAACTGCGCACGAGAGAGAGAGACGTGCCCCAGCTTCAGGTCAAATGCACGCTGCTAGGGACCAGGGCTCCCTAAGTCTAGCCAATGGTGGCAAATGGCATCCCCTGCCCTGCTTCCGACCCATAAGAACGAGCCCACTGGGCTTTTCAGGGGCCAGGCATGGGGGCCCCTCAAGAAAGGGCAGCTCTCCTTTCCTAGGTGCTCTGCATGGGTCACCCAAAAACACTGGCCAGGAAGCCATCTGGCCATCCCTGGGTCCGCTGCTGCTAGGGCTGATAACAGAAACCAACTGCTCAGACCATACTACCTTTTCCTCGAAGACGGAAGTGTTATAGAAGGCATAGAGGTCCTGTGCCAGCTTCTCTTTCTGACTGCAGAAGAGCCTCGATGGCTGGGATTCTGGGTCTGACAGCTCCTCCAGGAAGCAGCCTGGGATTTGGCAGGAGCTTCTTCCCCTGCAGACAGAAAGAGCAGAACAGTTCAGCTGAAAGCTCCCCGTTTCTTGATACACTACactgtttgagattgtgccttcagtatctctcctttgagaaactcctatccctcctgaactcccttctctgttagtatttctgaccagagatcaccctcaatacttctctgagtttgctgaaatctgctctcctaaagtctcggatgcgtgtctgactatgcctggcttctcctttccactgtataacaaactccaggagaacatggtcactcccacctaaggacccatagaatcatagttggaagcccatacccattctgccatgcaggaactctcaatcaaagcatccgcaTGGACAGaaggccacccagcctctgtttaaggacctccaaggagggagattccactacactccattgagggagtttgctccactgtcaaacagccctgaatgtcaggaagttcctcctgattttgggctggaatctcttttcctggagcttgcatccattgctccattgggtcctagtctctggagcagcagaaaacaaacttgcttgaTCCTCAacatgataccccttcaaatatctaaacagggctctcatatcgcctcttaaccttttcttctccaggctaaacatccccagctccctcaggcgttcctcagagggcttcatggtttccagaccctttaccatcttagtcgccctcctttgcacacatttaacattttcaacatcttttgtaaattgttgtgcccagaattggagacagaattattccaggtggggcttggccaaaccagaatagagtggccctattacttcccttgaactggACACtgttcttctattgatgcagcctagaattgaattggccttgttagctgccacatc
It includes:
- the LOC121917786 gene encoding acidic repeat-containing protein-like; this translates as MRETSGSESSDEEIASLAVRVKQAMVFSPRKSALRLSSPFEERGPRPSPRSLLPAAKKEPSQPPGPDPSTSAQAPKNKALADVTQLHQTQPPRGRSSCQIPGCFLEELSDPESQPSRLFCSQKEKLAQDLYAFYNTSVFEEKLPGRMEILWNKKMRKTAGCCVSGQQKEPGRQRYARIMLSEKVCDSADRLRDTLIHELCHAATWLIHGVRDGHGRFWNLYAKKAAMVHPELPVVSRCHNYEIKYKFTYECIRCRNTLAGGLQTANAPTAIFFCRYA